In Streptomyces sp. P3, one DNA window encodes the following:
- a CDS encoding class F sortase, with protein sequence MSAYELSEVAEEEERRRKRAPWGVIALVLLTGLALIRNGSGEFDIGPPQPAAAAAADGRTAGGVFGRTAAALPYAEPDRVRIPAIRVDAPVMAVGLDTDGWVGAPPPEDPNLAGWFTGGVSPGEKGTAVVVGHVDNKLGPAVFYGLGALKKGNRVEVSRKDGKTAVFDIYGIEVFAKNNFPGDRVYASKGSPELRVITCGGGFSKANGYDGNVVAFARLVEVR encoded by the coding sequence ATGTCTGCGTACGAGCTGTCCGAGGTGGCCGAAGAGGAGGAGCGGCGGAGGAAGCGCGCACCCTGGGGCGTGATAGCGCTTGTTCTGCTGACCGGTCTCGCGCTCATCCGGAACGGGTCGGGAGAGTTCGACATCGGCCCGCCGCAGCCGGCCGCGGCTGCGGCCGCGGACGGCCGGACCGCCGGCGGCGTCTTCGGACGGACCGCGGCGGCCCTGCCCTACGCCGAGCCTGACCGGGTGCGGATTCCCGCCATCCGGGTCGACGCGCCGGTCATGGCGGTCGGTCTCGACACGGACGGCTGGGTGGGAGCGCCGCCGCCGGAGGACCCGAACCTGGCCGGCTGGTTCACGGGCGGTGTCTCACCGGGCGAGAAGGGGACGGCGGTCGTCGTCGGCCATGTCGACAACAAACTCGGCCCCGCCGTCTTCTACGGCCTCGGCGCACTGAAAAAGGGAAACCGCGTCGAGGTGTCGCGCAAGGACGGCAAGACCGCGGTGTTCGATATCTACGGCATCGAGGTGTTCGCGAAGAACAACTTCCCCGGCGACCGCGTCTACGCCTCCAAGGGATCGCCGGAACTGCGGGTCATCACCTGCGGCGGCGGATTCTCCAAGGCGAACGGATACGACGGAAACGTCGTCGCCTTCGCCCGCCTGGTCGAGGTCCGCTGA